Proteins encoded together in one Anopheles darlingi chromosome 3, idAnoDarlMG_H_01, whole genome shotgun sequence window:
- the LOC125954391 gene encoding chymotrypsin-C-like, with the protein MMLVCLCVLVLVNCSFLAVQATTQCGVRQLKVRRLLTNGYDTQPGDYPWHSAIFHLKPKREYVCGGTIISPRAIVTSAHCVTLPNRNVVRDVDELLVKLGLYTLLEDTESVQEHSIARATMHNAFTHEAFQNDIALLITQSQINFDSYVQPACLPKRSLLRAAVPGIVLGWGYTEDLNVANVLRAASAPIVSHRECRESNSVAYGSLLDETMFCAGWRNGTNPCNGDSGGGLFMQTDSGRWILNGIVTVTAANKQNENACSTSDYTVFVDVAKYVTWIDQQLQIRRAPTTKGCTCDSPKSKRYVVHNNKPVTFFEAWRLCQHLGHGLATITSKADSELIAAAINTSSSTTGPWWIGGTDLGNEGIFTWISTNKLVGHGTGYLDFSHHQPDNHSGKEHCLEIGRWGGVAWNDAPCEFKQNYICEYIS; encoded by the exons ATGATGCTGGTTTGCCTATGTGTGCTAGTGCTCGTAAATTGTAGTTTCCTGGCTGTACAAGCCACTACACAGTGCGGTGTGAGACAATTGAAGGTTCGTCGTTTATTAACAAACGGTTACGATACACAACCCGGAGACTATCCGTGGCACTCCGCTATTTTTCACCTAAAACCAAAACGAGAATACGTTTGTGGAGGCACTATAATCTCCCCTAGAGCGATCGTCACATCGGCCCACTGTGTAACCTTACCGAATCGAAATGTGGTGCGTGATGTGGATGAGTTGTTAGTGAAGCTGGGCCTATACACACTGCTAGAGGATACGGAATCGGTCCAGGAACATTCGATCGCTCGTGCTACCATGCACAACGCATTCACGCACGAAGCCTTCCAAAATGATATTGCTCTACTCATTACTCAGTCCCAGATCAACTTCGACAGCTATGTGCAGCCCGCATGTTTACCTAAGAGATCGTTACTAAGAGCAGCAGTTCCGGGTATCGTCTTGGGATGGGGATACACAGAAGATTTGAATGTGGCAAACGTACTGCGCGCAGCATCGGCACCGATCGTGAGCCACCGTGAATGCCGTGAGAGTAATTCGGTTGCATATGGCAGTCTGCTGGATGAAACAATGTTCTGCGCGGGATGGCGCAACGGTACTAATCCTTGCAACGGAGacagcggtggtggtctgttTATGCAAACCGATTCCGGTAGGTGGATTCTAAATGGCATCGTTACCGTCACTgcggcaaacaaacaaaacgaaaacgctTGCAGCACATCAGATTACACGGTGTTCGTCGATGTAGCAAAGTACGTCACATGGATTGATCAGCAGCTTCAGATCCGCCGTG CTCCTACCACAAAAGGGTGCACCTGTGATTCCCCTAAAAGCAAACGGTATGTGGTGCACAACAATAAACCTGTAACATTCTTCGAAGCGTGGAGATTATGCCAACATCTCGGACACGGACTtgctaccatcaccagcaaggCTGATAGTGAATTAATTGCGGCGGCTATCAATACTTCGAGCTCTACTACCGGGCCTTGGTGGATCGGTGGCACCGATCTTGGCAATGAAGGAATATTTACGTGGATTTCCACAAATAAGCTGGTCGGGCACGGAACAGGGTACCTCGATTTCTCGCATCACCAACCGGATAATCATTCCGGCAAAGAACATTGCCTGGAAATAGGTCGATGGGGTGGTGTTGCTTGGAATGATGCCCCTTGCGAATTTAAGCAGAATTACATTTGTGAATACATTTCTTAA